One Shewanella sp. MR-4 DNA window includes the following coding sequences:
- a CDS encoding cache domain-containing protein, producing MSFFTHFFGVSWQQMQAKVRYRILILTLLPILLTLVSLVFITIYWNISYTGKQLFMKVKADLAVAENTLQQVQVRQEKQLERVMTSWTFQNDFRPILTGELAHRASIDAFLNEQKKQLDLDFLRLVSVAEAASDPDLRQILPKMGGLLPYSGLMVLSPERLARVDPDLAQRAAIPLLATLRAQSPNKQVEDRGLLSRSLLPIPDFEGKVAWYLDGGVLFNRDTRIVDHIRDLVYDKGTLPERSIGTVTIFLDNIRVSTNVPLHFFPQSNEPQGRALGSLVSEEVREKVLNHGELWVDRAFVFNDWFISAYAPLEDIRGQRVGMIYTGFSESPFIHNYLLNIIELGTILMLVLLISGLLVYRGAYSLLQPIERIHHVVQAVQSGRNVRIGALGLDRDNELANLAEQFDRMLDLLQRRNAQIQAAAEQLEMKVEERTRSLQDKTLELQRNVALLNETRQQLVTNEKLTALGELTAGIAHEINNPTAVILGNMELLRYELGDNAEVVKEEIDLVIQQVGRISTIIRSLLQYSRPGEFNAPLEMHPITPIIEEMLVLVRHSIQKQEVVLITELNASCPVQVNRPQLLQVLINLVVNAAHAMDGKGRIWIRTYDWLQQDMPIGVKIEVEDEGSGIAPEQLGRIFDPFYTTRKDGTGLGLSLSYGIIKRIGGTIEVSSVLGKGSIFTIGLYHEAKEDQQNNPYDGLHFSGQPTER from the coding sequence GTGTCGTTTTTTACTCACTTTTTTGGTGTCAGTTGGCAGCAAATGCAGGCCAAAGTGCGTTATCGCATTCTGATCCTCACCTTGCTGCCGATTTTGCTCACCTTGGTGAGTTTAGTGTTTATCACTATTTACTGGAATATCAGTTACACAGGCAAGCAACTGTTTATGAAAGTAAAAGCCGATCTGGCTGTGGCTGAAAATACTCTGCAACAGGTGCAAGTTCGTCAGGAGAAACAGCTCGAGAGAGTCATGACCTCATGGACTTTTCAGAATGATTTTCGGCCCATTCTCACTGGCGAGTTGGCCCACAGGGCGAGTATAGATGCCTTTCTAAATGAGCAAAAAAAGCAACTCGATCTGGATTTTCTAAGGCTTGTCAGTGTGGCCGAGGCCGCGTCAGACCCGGATTTGCGACAAATTTTACCGAAAATGGGTGGTCTTTTACCCTATTCGGGGCTGATGGTGTTATCACCTGAACGTTTGGCGCGGGTTGATCCGGATTTAGCCCAAAGGGCGGCGATTCCCTTACTGGCGACATTGCGGGCGCAAAGCCCGAATAAACAAGTGGAAGACCGTGGTCTACTGAGCCGCAGTTTGCTGCCGATCCCCGATTTTGAGGGCAAAGTGGCTTGGTATCTCGATGGCGGCGTGCTGTTTAATCGGGATACGCGTATCGTCGACCATATCCGCGACCTCGTGTACGACAAGGGCACGCTGCCGGAGCGTTCCATCGGTACTGTGACCATTTTCCTCGACAATATTCGTGTCTCAACCAACGTACCTTTGCATTTTTTCCCACAGTCGAATGAACCCCAAGGGCGGGCGCTCGGCAGTTTAGTGTCGGAGGAAGTGCGCGAAAAAGTGCTGAATCACGGTGAGTTATGGGTCGATCGCGCCTTTGTGTTTAACGATTGGTTTATTTCCGCCTACGCGCCCTTAGAGGATATCCGTGGGCAACGTGTCGGTATGATCTATACCGGATTTTCAGAATCGCCCTTTATTCATAACTACCTGCTTAATATCATCGAGTTAGGCACCATTCTGATGCTGGTGCTGCTGATCTCCGGCTTGTTGGTGTACCGCGGCGCTTACAGCTTGTTGCAACCGATTGAGCGGATTCACCATGTGGTGCAAGCGGTACAGTCAGGGCGCAATGTGCGTATCGGCGCCTTAGGGCTGGATAGGGATAACGAGCTGGCGAATCTTGCCGAGCAGTTCGACCGTATGCTCGACCTATTGCAGCGGCGTAATGCTCAAATCCAAGCCGCGGCCGAACAACTCGAGATGAAGGTCGAGGAGCGGACTCGTAGTTTGCAAGATAAGACCTTAGAGTTGCAGCGTAACGTGGCGCTGCTCAATGAGACTCGCCAGCAGTTAGTGACCAATGAAAAGTTAACCGCGCTGGGTGAGTTAACCGCAGGGATTGCCCATGAGATCAATAATCCAACGGCGGTGATCCTCGGCAATATGGAGCTGTTGCGTTACGAGCTTGGTGACAATGCCGAAGTAGTAAAAGAAGAAATCGATCTGGTTATTCAACAGGTTGGTCGTATTAGCACTATTATCCGCAGCCTGTTGCAATACAGTCGTCCTGGTGAGTTTAACGCTCCCTTAGAGATGCACCCCATTACGCCTATCATCGAGGAAATGCTGGTATTAGTACGGCACTCGATTCAAAAACAAGAAGTTGTACTGATAACCGAACTGAACGCTAGTTGTCCCGTGCAGGTTAACCGCCCGCAGTTGTTGCAAGTGCTGATTAACCTTGTGGTTAACGCAGCCCATGCGATGGACGGTAAGGGCAGGATTTGGATTCGCACCTATGATTGGCTGCAGCAAGATATGCCTATTGGGGTGAAAATTGAGGTTGAGGACGAAGGCTCTGGGATTGCGCCTGAGCAGCTAGGGCGGATTTTTGATCCCTTCTACACCACGCGTAAGGACGGTACTGGCCTTGGATTATCCTTAAGTTACGGCATTATCAAGCGTATCGGCGGCACCATAGAAGTGAGTTCTGTACTGGGTAAGGGGTCTATCTTCACCATTGGTTTGTACCATGAGGCGAAGGAAGATCAGCAAAATAACCCCTACGATGGTTTACATTTTTCCGGTCAACCCACC
- a CDS encoding sigma-54-dependent transcriptional regulator — MSQIDNNLKPLPSAVSVLIVDDEPGMRSFLNKALSKKFALVETAGSIEDAEQLRSRCHFDLLIVDIRLPGRSGIEWHEALDEQGRRSDVIFMTGYADLEVAIKALRAGASDFIMKPFHLEQMMSAVDRCIERRLLRRENLMLRREVSIGYSSTIIGSSEAMKSVKQVIERVAPTNAVVLIQGESGTGKELVARQLHLLSGRQGPFVPVNCGSIAPELLESELFGHTAGAFTGAKGNREGLFSFASGGTIFLDEIGEMPLKMQTALLRVLEQKAIRPVGSEKEVNIDVRVIAATNRTLVDEVEAGNFRRDLYYRLNVLDILIPPLRERPEDVVELTHHFTRQLAAELGVREVVWSHEDMVKLQQHEWPGNIRELRNMIERCILLGKPPAEYWKQQVKTESSASQGYPLDWPLKEVEKHHVTSVVDLHSGNKSAAARDLGVSRKTLDRKYKEWFDVSDEQEF; from the coding sequence ATGAGCCAGATAGATAATAACCTCAAGCCCCTTCCTTCCGCTGTGTCGGTCCTGATCGTCGATGACGAACCGGGGATGCGTAGCTTTTTGAATAAGGCGCTCTCGAAGAAATTCGCCTTAGTCGAAACGGCGGGCAGTATTGAAGATGCTGAGCAGTTACGTAGTCGCTGCCACTTCGACCTATTGATTGTCGATATCCGTTTACCGGGTCGCTCGGGTATCGAGTGGCACGAAGCCTTAGATGAACAAGGCCGCCGCTCCGATGTCATTTTTATGACAGGCTATGCGGATTTAGAAGTCGCGATTAAAGCGCTGCGAGCTGGCGCCTCAGACTTTATTATGAAGCCCTTCCATCTCGAGCAGATGATGTCGGCGGTTGACCGTTGTATTGAACGCCGTTTGCTGCGCCGCGAAAACTTGATGCTGCGCCGTGAGGTCTCCATCGGCTATTCCTCTACCATTATTGGCAGTAGCGAAGCCATGAAGTCGGTCAAGCAAGTGATTGAGCGCGTGGCACCGACCAATGCCGTGGTGTTAATTCAAGGCGAATCGGGCACGGGTAAAGAGCTGGTCGCGCGCCAATTACACTTACTCAGCGGCCGCCAAGGGCCATTTGTGCCCGTTAACTGCGGCTCGATTGCCCCCGAACTACTGGAGAGTGAACTCTTTGGCCATACGGCGGGTGCTTTTACTGGCGCAAAGGGAAATCGCGAAGGCTTATTCAGTTTTGCCTCCGGCGGCACTATTTTCCTCGATGAAATTGGTGAGATGCCCCTCAAGATGCAGACGGCACTGCTCAGGGTATTAGAGCAAAAGGCGATTCGCCCCGTCGGCAGTGAGAAGGAAGTGAATATCGATGTCCGGGTGATTGCGGCTACTAACCGCACGCTGGTGGATGAAGTCGAGGCGGGTAACTTCCGTCGTGATCTTTATTATCGATTGAATGTGCTGGATATTTTAATTCCTCCCCTGCGTGAGCGTCCGGAAGATGTGGTCGAATTGACCCATCACTTTACTCGCCAGTTAGCGGCCGAATTGGGTGTGCGTGAAGTCGTGTGGAGCCATGAGGATATGGTGAAGCTGCAACAGCACGAGTGGCCAGGCAATATCCGTGAACTGCGCAATATGATTGAACGCTGCATTCTGCTCGGCAAGCCGCCAGCGGAATACTGGAAACAACAGGTGAAGACAGAGTCTTCGGCTTCTCAGGGTTATCCCTTAGATTGGCCGTTGAAAGAAGTGGAAAAACACCATGTGACCAGTGTGGTGGATCTGCACTCTGGCAATAAATCGGCGGCGGCGAGGGACTTAGGCGTTTCCCGTAAGACCTTAGATCGCAAGTATAAAGAGTGGTTTGACGTTAGCGACGAGCAGGAGTTCTAA
- a CDS encoding substrate-binding domain-containing protein, with product MLNVKSHMKSLLGLVVAASMLTVLPAQSAEVIKLATTTSTENSGLLKELLPKFESESGYKVQVIATGTGKALKLGEQGDVDLVMTHAPSAEAKFVADGFGVEPRGIMENDFVVLGPKNDPAKLRESKTAEEAFAKIAKSGLPFVSRGDNSGTHIKELEVWKAAGVTPDFKGYTSVGQGMGKTLLMANELQGYTLSDRGTFVAYKTKLDLGVDFDGGKTLANPYQVILINPAKYPDLNHKGAKAFSDWLISKEGQAMINNFKVEGEQLFKATYSE from the coding sequence ATGCTAAACGTGAAATCCCATATGAAGTCATTACTGGGCCTGGTTGTTGCAGCCAGCATGCTCACAGTGTTACCCGCTCAATCGGCTGAAGTGATCAAGTTAGCCACCACCACTAGTACTGAAAACTCAGGCCTGTTAAAAGAATTACTGCCTAAGTTTGAAAGTGAATCAGGCTACAAAGTACAAGTTATCGCAACGGGTACCGGTAAAGCGCTGAAACTGGGTGAGCAAGGCGATGTGGATTTAGTGATGACCCACGCCCCAAGTGCCGAAGCAAAATTTGTTGCCGACGGTTTTGGTGTTGAGCCACGTGGCATTATGGAAAACGATTTCGTGGTGTTAGGTCCTAAAAACGACCCAGCAAAACTACGTGAAAGCAAAACGGCTGAAGAAGCCTTCGCGAAAATCGCCAAATCTGGCTTGCCTTTTGTGTCTCGTGGTGACAACTCAGGCACTCACATCAAAGAGTTAGAAGTATGGAAAGCCGCAGGCGTGACTCCTGACTTCAAAGGTTACACCTCAGTAGGTCAAGGCATGGGTAAAACCCTGCTGATGGCAAACGAATTACAAGGTTACACTCTGTCTGACCGTGGTACTTTCGTGGCTTACAAAACTAAGCTGGACTTAGGTGTGGATTTCGATGGCGGTAAAACCCTAGCGAACCCATACCAAGTGATTCTGATCAACCCAGCTAAATACCCAGATCTGAACCACAAAGGCGCCAAAGCCTTCAGTGACTGGCTGATCAGCAAAGAAGGTCAAGCCATGATCAACAACTTCAAAGTTGAAGGCGAGCAACTGTTCAAGGCAACCTATAGCGAATGA
- a CDS encoding ABC transporter permease: MSEGWLALLQQALSLLFSLDPDVWSIISVSFSVSFAALLITLVPSMVLGFVLAFAHFPGKWFVTNLVQTLQSIPTVVIGLLVYLILTRNGPLGDLKWLFTQEGMILGQMMICAPVMIAMSQAAFTSVDRRAWETSRTLGASWFSAVWTVCRELRMPLLLAIVAAFSRILTEVGCSMMVGGNILNVTRNIPTAIALETSKGDFAQAIALGLVLLILALILNFALGSLRGKETPRSH, translated from the coding sequence ATGAGCGAAGGCTGGCTAGCACTGTTACAGCAGGCGTTAAGCCTGCTGTTTTCATTGGACCCCGACGTTTGGTCCATCATCTCTGTCTCGTTTTCGGTTTCTTTCGCGGCGCTGCTCATCACCTTAGTCCCCTCTATGGTGCTCGGTTTTGTGTTGGCGTTTGCCCATTTCCCCGGAAAGTGGTTTGTCACAAACTTAGTGCAAACACTGCAATCGATCCCCACTGTCGTTATCGGCCTGCTGGTGTATCTGATCTTGACCCGCAACGGCCCACTAGGGGATTTAAAGTGGTTGTTCACTCAAGAGGGGATGATCCTCGGCCAAATGATGATTTGTGCCCCCGTGATGATCGCCATGAGTCAAGCGGCCTTCACCAGTGTCGATCGCCGTGCATGGGAAACCTCTCGCACCTTAGGCGCCTCTTGGTTTAGCGCGGTCTGGACAGTGTGCCGTGAACTTCGTATGCCGTTATTGCTGGCGATTGTCGCGGCCTTTAGCCGTATTCTCACCGAAGTCGGTTGTTCTATGATGGTCGGTGGCAACATCTTAAACGTGACACGTAATATCCCGACGGCTATCGCGCTGGAAACCAGTAAAGGCGATTTCGCCCAAGCTATCGCCCTCGGACTAGTGCTGCTAATCTTGGCCTTGATCCTCAACTTTGCCTTAGGTAGTTTACGTGGCAAAGAAACGCCAAGGAGCCATTAA
- a CDS encoding energy-coupling factor ABC transporter ATP-binding protein has translation MTQAKLIARDLEMSFGPRLLFKAHSLELCQGNVIYLQGDNGSGKSTLMKILAGLQPPSKGKIEVSGFKKDAWWTRNPLLGKAVYLHQHPYLFDGTVNYNLTYGLPFAASKTEAKRRIGQAIEMAQLGSLLQARASNLSGGERQRLAIARAWILQPKLLMLDEPTSNMDKDSQALVLQMIQQLKQQGTGMLLSSHQNCALTTICEQQWHIEDQQVITSRQQTPTNSTQGSLYVVAN, from the coding sequence ATGACCCAAGCCAAACTGATCGCCCGTGACTTGGAAATGTCCTTTGGCCCGCGCTTATTATTCAAAGCCCATAGCCTAGAGTTGTGCCAAGGGAACGTCATTTATTTGCAGGGTGACAACGGCTCGGGCAAGTCGACCCTGATGAAGATCCTCGCGGGTCTACAGCCGCCATCTAAGGGCAAGATTGAAGTCAGCGGCTTTAAAAAGGACGCATGGTGGACACGCAACCCTTTGCTGGGCAAAGCCGTTTACCTCCACCAGCATCCCTATCTATTCGATGGCACAGTCAATTACAACCTGACCTACGGGCTCCCCTTTGCGGCCTCAAAAACCGAGGCTAAACGCAGGATAGGTCAAGCGATTGAAATGGCTCAATTAGGCTCGTTATTGCAGGCCAGAGCCAGCAATTTATCCGGCGGCGAAAGACAACGACTCGCCATCGCCCGCGCGTGGATATTGCAGCCAAAGTTACTGATGCTCGATGAGCCGACCTCCAACATGGATAAAGACTCCCAAGCCTTAGTGCTGCAAATGATCCAACAGCTCAAACAGCAAGGGACGGGAATGCTATTAAGCAGCCACCAAAACTGTGCGCTCACCACCATTTGCGAGCAGCAGTGGCACATTGAAGACCAACAGGTGATAACCTCCCGTCAGCAAACGCCCACAAACTCCACACAGGGATCTTTATATGTCGTTGCAAATTGA
- the mobA gene encoding molybdenum cofactor guanylyltransferase MobA, giving the protein MSLQIDAVILAGGMARRMGGDDKGLVELNGKAMIEHTIERIKPQVKEILINANRNQTRYAEFGFTVLSDEHTGFLGPLAGMITAMGHTQADYLLVVPCDCPLLPRDLVARLLAAIKANDAELAVASDGEREQPVVMLLKPSLRESMTAFLEAGERKIDFWYAKHRFAVAAFADQPNAFVNVNTPEQKQRLAAEINQS; this is encoded by the coding sequence ATGTCGTTGCAAATTGATGCCGTAATTCTTGCCGGTGGTATGGCGCGCCGTATGGGCGGGGACGATAAAGGCCTCGTCGAGCTAAACGGCAAGGCCATGATTGAACACACTATCGAGCGGATAAAACCTCAGGTTAAGGAGATCCTGATCAACGCAAATCGTAACCAAACACGTTATGCTGAGTTCGGCTTTACTGTGTTGAGCGATGAGCATACTGGGTTTCTCGGCCCCTTGGCGGGCATGATCACTGCTATGGGTCACACTCAAGCAGACTATCTGCTCGTGGTGCCCTGCGATTGTCCGCTGCTGCCGCGGGATTTAGTCGCCCGCTTATTGGCCGCCATTAAGGCAAACGATGCTGAACTTGCCGTTGCCAGCGATGGTGAGCGTGAGCAGCCGGTGGTGATGTTACTAAAGCCGAGCCTGCGCGAGTCGATGACCGCCTTTCTCGAAGCGGGTGAGCGTAAAATTGATTTTTGGTATGCAAAACACCGCTTTGCCGTGGCGGCCTTTGCCGATCAACCCAATGCCTTCGTCAATGTGAACACGCCAGAACAAAAACAACGACTGGCTGCAGAGATAAACCAAAGCTAA
- a CDS encoding bifunctional molybdopterin-guanine dinucleotide biosynthesis adaptor protein MobB/molybdopterin molybdotransferase MoeA has protein sequence MSTPFVNPLSIPVLGFCAYSGTGKTTLLKQLIPELNQRGLRLAVIKHAHHNFDVDIPGKDSYEMRKAGARQMLVASHVRWALMTEDARDGDPELVHLLKQIEADKVDIVLVEGFKKLTLPKIELHRAAHGKPFIYTQDDNILAIACCDDTELPSELRRLDLNNVAQIADFVMEYANSWQAPNPALPIATVDACTLGSDKNLSVSQGLAQILSHVTPVSEVEDIGLDALDNRVLARDSISPVDVPQQTNSAMDGYAFAYQDPLPTSFTLVGEVLAGHQYSGTLKAGETVRIMTGAPVPAGADTVQPRELANEANAKVSFDGRIQQGQHVRLAGEDIGQGQVALTQATRLSAAEQGLLASLGLDHVTVYRRPTVAVFSTGDEVSQPGEALNPNCIYDSNRYTIKAMAKRLGCDVIDLGIIEDSESALEATLTKAAAQADVVISSGGVSVGDADYIKAVLARLGNIDFWRINMRPGRPLAFGKVGDSLFFGLPGNPVAVMVSFLQFVQPALRKLGGETNWQAPLFPAITDETLRSRTGRTEFIRGIYRLGNDGRLHVTSTGNQGSGMLSSMVKGNCLIIIGDDAEAVNAGETVFIQPFADLL, from the coding sequence ATGAGTACTCCCTTCGTCAATCCGCTATCTATTCCCGTTCTCGGATTTTGTGCCTATAGCGGCACGGGGAAAACCACCCTACTCAAGCAATTGATCCCCGAATTAAATCAACGCGGCCTGCGTCTGGCGGTGATCAAACATGCTCACCACAATTTCGATGTCGATATTCCCGGTAAAGACAGTTACGAGATGCGCAAAGCCGGCGCGCGGCAAATGCTAGTCGCCTCCCATGTGCGTTGGGCGCTAATGACCGAAGATGCCCGCGATGGCGACCCAGAGTTAGTCCACCTACTCAAGCAAATTGAAGCCGATAAAGTCGATATCGTCTTAGTCGAAGGCTTTAAAAAACTCACGCTACCGAAAATTGAGCTACACCGCGCCGCCCACGGTAAGCCGTTTATCTATACCCAAGACGACAACATTCTCGCCATCGCTTGCTGTGATGACACAGAGCTGCCGAGCGAGCTAAGAAGACTCGACCTCAACAATGTCGCGCAAATTGCTGACTTTGTTATGGAATATGCCAATAGCTGGCAAGCACCCAACCCCGCATTACCTATAGCGACTGTCGATGCCTGCACCTTGGGCAGCGATAAAAACCTCAGCGTGAGCCAAGGCTTGGCGCAGATTTTATCCCATGTCACCCCAGTCTCTGAGGTGGAAGACATAGGTTTAGATGCATTAGATAACCGCGTGCTTGCCCGCGACAGCATTTCGCCCGTGGATGTGCCGCAACAAACCAACTCGGCGATGGATGGTTATGCCTTCGCCTATCAAGATCCGCTGCCTACAAGCTTTACCTTAGTCGGTGAAGTCTTAGCCGGACATCAATATTCGGGCACACTCAAAGCGGGTGAAACCGTGCGCATTATGACGGGCGCGCCCGTACCCGCTGGCGCAGATACAGTTCAACCTCGAGAATTGGCTAACGAGGCCAATGCCAAGGTCAGTTTCGACGGCCGCATTCAACAGGGCCAACACGTTCGCCTTGCGGGTGAAGACATAGGCCAAGGCCAAGTCGCCCTCACCCAAGCCACACGCCTAAGCGCCGCCGAACAGGGCTTATTAGCCTCCCTCGGCCTTGACCATGTGACGGTTTATCGTCGCCCGACCGTGGCCGTGTTCTCAACCGGGGATGAAGTCAGCCAACCCGGCGAGGCTCTGAATCCAAACTGTATCTATGACTCAAACCGTTACACCATCAAGGCAATGGCAAAACGTTTAGGTTGTGACGTCATTGACTTAGGTATTATTGAAGATTCCGAAAGCGCACTCGAAGCGACCTTAACCAAAGCCGCGGCGCAGGCCGATGTGGTGATCAGCTCGGGTGGTGTTTCCGTTGGCGACGCCGACTACATCAAGGCCGTGCTAGCGCGCCTTGGCAATATCGACTTCTGGCGGATCAATATGCGCCCCGGTCGCCCACTCGCCTTTGGTAAGGTCGGCGATAGCCTATTCTTCGGCTTACCCGGCAATCCGGTGGCTGTGATGGTGTCGTTCCTGCAATTTGTGCAACCTGCGCTGCGTAAACTCGGCGGTGAAACAAACTGGCAGGCGCCGTTATTCCCGGCGATTACCGATGAAACTCTCCGTAGCCGCACGGGCCGCACTGAGTTTATCCGCGGAATTTATCGCCTCGGTAATGATGGCAGGCTGCACGTAACCAGCACTGGCAACCAAGGTTCGGGCATGCTCAGCTCTATGGTCAAAGGCAATTGCCTTATCATCATTGGAGATGATGCTGAGGCGGTGAATGCGGGTGAAACCGTGTTTATTCAACCTTTTGCCGATCTTCTATAA
- the moaA gene encoding GTP 3',8-cyclase MoaA → MSQLVDAFGRQVEYLRLSVTDRCDFRCVYCMTEDPCFLPKDHVLHLEELAWIAQAFTELGVTKIRLTGGEPLVRSDCDQLVHLLGKLPGLKDLSMTTNGSRLSKFAKPMFDAGLKRLNISLDTLNPEVFTQLTRNGKLARVFEGIDAAIAAGFERIKINAVILKQQNDHEVIDLVNFCRDRNLDIAFIEEMPLGDMDERKDARHCSSDEVKAMINEHYPLQLSNKRTGGPARYYTMADSPIHIGFISPHSHNFCHECNRVRVTVEGQLLLCLGNEHSIDLKSIVREYPGDIERLKTAIHQGIKLKPKQHVFDNSGVQILRFMNSTGG, encoded by the coding sequence ATGAGCCAACTCGTGGATGCCTTTGGCCGTCAGGTCGAATATTTACGACTCTCAGTGACTGATCGCTGCGACTTCCGTTGTGTCTACTGCATGACGGAAGATCCCTGCTTCTTGCCCAAAGACCATGTCCTGCACCTCGAAGAGTTGGCTTGGATTGCCCAAGCTTTCACTGAACTGGGGGTGACAAAAATTCGCCTCACCGGCGGCGAGCCCTTGGTGCGTAGCGATTGCGATCAACTGGTGCACTTACTGGGCAAGCTACCAGGGCTTAAAGATTTATCGATGACCACTAATGGTTCTAGGCTCAGTAAGTTTGCCAAGCCTATGTTTGATGCGGGTCTTAAGCGCTTAAACATCAGCCTAGATACCCTTAACCCCGAGGTCTTTACCCAACTGACACGCAACGGTAAGTTAGCACGTGTGTTCGAAGGGATTGATGCGGCCATCGCCGCAGGTTTTGAGCGCATTAAAATCAATGCGGTAATCCTTAAACAGCAAAACGACCATGAAGTGATTGATCTGGTTAATTTTTGCCGTGACCGAAACCTAGATATCGCCTTTATTGAAGAAATGCCGCTGGGTGACATGGACGAGCGCAAAGACGCGCGTCATTGCAGCAGTGATGAAGTTAAGGCCATGATTAACGAGCATTATCCCCTGCAACTTTCCAATAAGCGCACTGGCGGCCCCGCGCGTTACTACACCATGGCGGATAGTCCGATTCATATCGGGTTTATCTCACCCCATAGCCACAACTTTTGCCACGAATGTAATAGAGTGCGCGTAACCGTAGAGGGGCAATTATTACTCTGCCTAGGTAATGAACACTCCATTGATTTAAAAAGCATTGTGCGAGAATATCCCGGGGACATTGAGCGCCTTAAAACCGCGATTCACCAAGGTATCAAGCTCAAACCTAAGCAGCATGTTTTCGATAATAGTGGCGTGCAAATCCTGCGCTTTATGAATAGCACTGGCGGTTAA